The sequence CGCATCCAGGCGGTAGACGATATCGGGGATGGTCTGAATGATCGACAGGCATTCCGCTTCCGGGACCCGTTCATTGCCGCCGGCCTGAACTCCAGTTTCGCCCGGCGCTGGTTTTTGCCGGCCGGAGTGACCTTTTGCGGCGTGGGTTTTCTGTCCTTTCCCGGACGGCAATTCTCCACCACTGTTGGGGGAATTGTCTGTTTTCGACAAGTGGTGCTTGTTTTTAATCATCGCGCCTGCCTCCACTCCATCGACCTGAACCGGACATTTCTCCTCGCAAGCCTGATCCACGCGACCCTGATGGGCGGCGCAGCACTGCCGCCTCCTTTTCAATACTCTGATACCACTCATAGAAGCATCAAGCATGCCACCCTGTCCGTCCGGAGCTGACAGGGGGCCGAAATGTCAGGGGATGGGGCGGTTAACGCATGTTAATTTTTAACCCCTGATGTTAATGGTTAACGCGTTGACAGTACAAGCCGGTTGTGTCTGGAACTTGGACTGGGCTGTAAGTTGTTGTAATTAATTGTATTGCTGAAAGGGGGCTTTGTGTCCGCTGCCCGGCCCGAAGATTGCTTTGGCTAAGCTTGTCATGCGCAGAGATGTTTATCCGGAACGGTACAACCCTCTGGAAAGGAGTTGGACAGCATGCCTCTCTACGAGTACAGATGCACCGGCTGCGGTAATGTGTCGGAGTTTCTGGAGACCCGGGCCGAGGCGCAGCCGCACGCCTGCCCGGGTTGCGGCTCGCAGCCCATGGAGCGCATCTTTTCGGCTTTCGGCGTGGAGGTGGGCCACGGCACGCCGTCCGGGCCCTCCTCCTGCGCCGGCGGCGGCTGCTCGGGCGGCTCCTGCCCGTTCAGCTGACAGCCCGGATTATTTTCTTGACTCACCCGCTCCCGAACGTGTTAGAATTCATCCGGTCGATTCTTGACAGGATACTTCTCTCAACGGGAGGAGCGGTATGACTCGAAGGCAGGGAACTTGGGGCGGACGCCTGGCTGCGGTGTTCTGCGCCGCCGGGCTGGTCGTGCAGTGCGCCTGCGGCGCGGCGGGCGGCGCCGGGCGGAGCGAGCGGGTGCGGGCCTGGGTGGAGAGCAACCAGAAACTGGGCCTCGACGTGGTTGTCCTGCGGGTCGACACCCCGCGGGTGATCGAGGCGCGGATTGCGCCCGCGGCTGGGGCGAACATGTTCAGCCTGAGCTGGGACGGGGTGGAGCTGCTCTACCGCCCGGACACGCTGCACAGGTTCGACGGCTCCACCTGGGGCATCCCGGTGCTCTATCCCACGCCCTGCCGTATCCCGGGCGGAAAGTTCACTTTCCGGGGCGAGCGGTTCGATTTCGGTCTCAACCGCGATGACACCCATATCCACGGGCTGGTGCGGGACGCAGTCTGGGAGTATGAGCCGCCGCGGGTGGAGGACGGCGCCGCGGTGCTCCACACTTGGATCGAGTTCAAGCCCGGCTCGGAGCTCTACCGCAAGTTCCCCTTCGAGCACCGTCTGGACCTCACCTACAGCCTCGACCCCTCCGGGCTCAAGCTGGCGTTCAGCGTGGACAACCACGACAACCGCCCGCTGCCGTTCGGTTTCGGCCTGCACCCCTACTGGAACTACGCGGGCGGGCGGGAGGGTATCCGGCTGAGCGCTCCGGTGGCTGGGCGCATGGAGCTTGAAAACCTGGTGCCCACTGGCAAAATAATGCCGGTGGAGGGCGCCGCCTGGGACATCCGTCAGCCGGTGGAGGTGGCTGGCCTGCGCATGGATGACGTGTTCACCGGGATGCGGCCCGAGTTCCCGGCGCGGATACAGTTCAGCCGGGCCGGACTGGCCTTGACTCTCGAAACCTCGCCCGAGTTCGGACACCTGATTGTCTACGACCAGCCAGAGAACCCCTTTTTCTGCGTGGAGAACCTCACCAGCTCACCCGATGCGCATAACCTGTACGCCCGCGGGTTCGAGGCCGAGAGCGGCCTGCTCGTGGTCCCGCCGGGCGGCAGCCGGCAGGGCTGGGTCAGGTACGCGCTGCAGCCGCTCAAGTAGGCCGGCTGATATAGTGTGGGGGCACGGCGCGCCGTGCCCCTCCGAAATGATTTCAAACTCAATCGGCTTTACCCTGCCTGTCCGCTGGCTTTTCTGCTTACGCCGAAACGAAAGCAGAGATAAACTGCCGGGCGAACACAAGGTTCGCCACTACGAGATGGGAATAGGCTGGGTACAGCTTGGACAGATCCACCGTATCTTCCCGCCGGGCCGCTCACCTCGCCCTGTCTATTTACAGAACCCCCTGTCGAGGCTAAATTTTATGGATGGAAAATCCATCCTCACACAGCCTCGTCGGCGCCTCCCGTCTGGCCGTGGGCACGGCGGTGGCGTTTGTCGTGCTCACCTGGGGCTCGGCGTTCGTGGGCATCCGGGACGCTATCCAGAGCTACTCGCCCTGGCACCTGGCCCTGCTGCGCTACGGCGTGGCCTCGGTCGTGATGGCTGTGCTGGCCCTGTTCCGCGGCGTGCGCATCCCCAGCGCCGCCGATTTCCCCCGTCTTTTCCTGACCGGACTGTTCGGCATCGGCATCTACAACTGTCTGCTCAACTGGGGCGAGCAGGTGGTCTCGGCCGGCTCGGCCAGCCTGCTGGTCAACACCCTGCCCATCCTGACCACCGTGCTGTCCATCATTTTCCTGGGCGAGCGGATCGACCGGGTGGGCTGGCTGGGCATGCTGATCAGTTTCGCCGGAGTGACCCTGATCGCCCTGGGCGAGGGGGGACGGCTCAGCCTGGAGCCGCGCGCCCTGGTGATCCTCGTGGCCGCGTTCTGCTCGGCGATCTACCTGGTGCTGCAGAAACCGCTGCTCGAACGCTACACCAGCCTGGAGTGCGTGAGCTGGGCGATCTGGACCGGCACCGCGGTGCTGCTGCCGTTCGTCTGGGGCCTGCCCGCGCGGATCGCCACCGCGCCGCTCGGCCACACACTGACCGTGGTTTATCTGGGAGTGGTGCCCGCGGCGCTGGCCTATTTCTGCTATGGCTGGATTTTCAGTAAGATGAATGCCAGCCGGGCGAGTAGTTTCCTGTTTTTCACCCCAGTGGCGGCGCTGGCCATCGCCTGGATCTGGCTGGGTGAGATTCCGCACCTGGTCTCACTGCTGGGTGGGGCGCTGGCCCTGTCCGGGGTGGTGGTGGTAAACCGCCTGGCCCGTCACAGCCGGGTGGTGAAGCCCTCCCTGGACGGGACGGGGCAAAGCTTTCCCGGCATCGACGAGCCGATCCGGGTGGTCGATTACGACCCGTGCTGGCCCGAACGGTTCCGCGCCGAGAGGGAGCGCCTGACCGGCGCCCTGGGGAGCCTGGTCCTGGGCCTGGAGCACGTGGGCAGCACCGCTGTTCCGGGGCTGGCTGCCAAGCCGTTCGTGGACCTGCTGGTGGGGGTGGCGAGCCTCGACCTTCCGCAGCCCGCGCTTGCGGCCATGCGCAGCCTGGGCTACGAGTGCCTGGGCGCGGCCGGGGTGCCGGGGCGGGTCTATTTCCGCCGGCGTGCTGGAGCGGATACGGCGTTCAACGCGCATTTCGTGCTGCCGGGCAGCGACAACTGGCTGCGCAACGTTCTTCTGCGTGACTACCTGCGCGCCCACCCGGAGGAGGCGGCGCGTTACGGCGCGCTGAAACTCGAAATCATCCGCTCCGGCGTGGACCGTCTGGTCGAATACGGCGAACGCAAGCGGGCTCTCGTGGACGAGTTGCGCGGCCGCGCCCGCGCCTGGGGGGCCTCCCGTTCGAACCAGTGAAACCAGGCCGCTAAGCCAACTCTTTCTTGCAGTCTCCGGCCTGATCGTGTATAATCACCCCGTCCCACCTGCAAGCCTGTCTCATCCCTGTTGCTTCTCATGAAGTCCTGTCTATCACGGGAGGCGCCACATGTCCAAAGCCCGATTTT comes from bacterium and encodes:
- a CDS encoding zinc ribbon domain-containing protein; the protein is MPLYEYRCTGCGNVSEFLETRAEAQPHACPGCGSQPMERIFSAFGVEVGHGTPSGPSSCAGGGCSGGSCPFS
- a CDS encoding EamA family transporter; translation: MENPSSHSLVGASRLAVGTAVAFVVLTWGSAFVGIRDAIQSYSPWHLALLRYGVASVVMAVLALFRGVRIPSAADFPRLFLTGLFGIGIYNCLLNWGEQVVSAGSASLLVNTLPILTTVLSIIFLGERIDRVGWLGMLISFAGVTLIALGEGGRLSLEPRALVILVAAFCSAIYLVLQKPLLERYTSLECVSWAIWTGTAVLLPFVWGLPARIATAPLGHTLTVVYLGVVPAALAYFCYGWIFSKMNASRASSFLFFTPVAALAIAWIWLGEIPHLVSLLGGALALSGVVVVNRLARHSRVVKPSLDGTGQSFPGIDEPIRVVDYDPCWPERFRAERERLTGALGSLVLGLEHVGSTAVPGLAAKPFVDLLVGVASLDLPQPALAAMRSLGYECLGAAGVPGRVYFRRRAGADTAFNAHFVLPGSDNWLRNVLLRDYLRAHPEEAARYGALKLEIIRSGVDRLVEYGERKRALVDELRGRARAWGASRSNQ